A genomic segment from Thiomicrorhabdus aquaedulcis encodes:
- a CDS encoding RelA/SpoT family protein, translated as MTDSAELFKRLFKTDELTDTEKQQCKLACSIAIEALNLPNLSIVRSVDVALILANVKVDIPTLIATLLSDANVAHLYDAEFIDQHFDLAISPLVMGIRRLNQFKELNVAQRSDVQHERLRQMLLAMTSDIRIMLVKLAYRVARLRHLKFEDDATRHQVAAETQLVFAPLANRLGIAQLKWELEDLAFRYLHPNEYKRIALLLQDKRDEREIYIQSIISTLQGLLNQHAISAKISGRPKHIYSIWKKMSHKHVSIDALYDLRAVRIYVDNIPLCYEVLGLIHSHWSYVKQEFDDYIASPKENGYQSIHTVIIGPEHKTVEIQIRTHEMHRHAEYGVAAHWRYKEGGKNFDSNLERSISNVRQLLENNDDPEVFKEISTELQCKHIYVFTPKNEIITLRQGATPLDFAYTIHTELGHRCRGVKVNGRIQPLSYALQTGDKIEVLTVKQGDPIRNWLNPNLGYLTSSSARNKVRSWFNKQNKSQNIQAGEIIFKREIKRLNALRVNVKLLLQRFKLNAEEELFEAIGKGQISDRQLSKVIQENIHPLHKATGVKFTPRFDDLTKEPIAYVVGAANLRTQLAPCCQPQLGDDIVGFVTRGRGVTVHRSDCANMLNLSHEDLQRIIEVSWSAEEPQPECFTAELTISAFDRKGLLRDVMGVLTEMDINLTDCMTHTDSAERSVQMVLSLEIDSNTQLSDVLDQVERVKNIEAASITKI; from the coding sequence ATGACCGACTCCGCTGAACTGTTTAAACGCTTGTTTAAAACCGATGAGCTTACAGATACTGAAAAGCAGCAGTGCAAACTGGCGTGCAGTATTGCCATTGAAGCGTTAAATTTACCCAACTTAAGCATTGTGCGCAGTGTGGATGTGGCGTTAATTTTAGCCAATGTTAAAGTGGACATTCCCACCCTAATCGCCACCCTGCTCAGTGATGCTAATGTGGCGCATTTGTACGATGCCGAGTTTATAGACCAACATTTTGATTTGGCCATTAGTCCATTGGTGATGGGTATTAGGCGCTTAAATCAGTTTAAAGAGTTAAACGTCGCTCAACGTTCGGATGTACAGCACGAACGACTTAGGCAAATGCTGTTGGCCATGACCTCGGACATTCGCATCATGCTGGTTAAATTAGCTTATCGCGTTGCACGCTTACGCCATTTAAAGTTTGAAGACGATGCCACGCGCCATCAAGTGGCCGCCGAAACTCAATTGGTTTTTGCGCCCTTGGCCAATCGCTTGGGAATTGCTCAGCTTAAATGGGAGTTAGAAGATTTAGCCTTTCGTTATTTGCACCCTAATGAATACAAACGCATCGCGTTGCTTTTACAAGACAAGCGTGATGAGCGTGAAATTTATATACAGTCCATTATAAGTACACTGCAAGGCTTGCTTAACCAACACGCAATCAGTGCAAAAATTTCTGGTCGTCCAAAGCATATTTACAGCATTTGGAAAAAAATGTCCCATAAACATGTCTCTATTGATGCGCTTTACGATCTTAGAGCGGTGCGTATTTATGTAGACAATATTCCGCTGTGCTACGAAGTACTGGGCTTAATTCACAGCCATTGGAGTTACGTTAAACAAGAGTTTGACGATTACATTGCTTCGCCTAAAGAAAACGGTTATCAGTCGATTCATACGGTCATTATTGGGCCTGAACATAAAACGGTCGAAATTCAAATTCGCACCCACGAGATGCATCGACATGCCGAATACGGTGTGGCCGCACATTGGCGCTATAAAGAAGGCGGTAAAAACTTTGATTCTAATCTTGAGCGCAGCATTAGCAATGTTAGACAACTGCTTGAAAACAATGATGATCCAGAAGTTTTTAAAGAGATTAGCACTGAACTGCAATGCAAGCATATTTATGTTTTTACACCCAAAAATGAAATTATTACCTTACGCCAAGGTGCCACACCACTCGACTTTGCCTACACCATTCACACAGAGTTAGGCCATCGTTGCCGTGGGGTTAAAGTCAACGGTCGCATTCAACCGCTAAGCTATGCTTTACAAACCGGCGATAAGATTGAGGTTTTAACGGTTAAACAAGGTGACCCGATTCGCAATTGGCTTAATCCAAACTTAGGGTATTTAACCAGCAGCAGCGCACGTAACAAAGTGCGTAGTTGGTTTAACAAACAAAACAAATCGCAAAACATTCAAGCCGGCGAAATTATTTTTAAGCGTGAAATTAAGCGTTTAAACGCTTTGCGTGTTAATGTTAAGCTGTTACTACAACGTTTTAAATTAAACGCCGAAGAAGAGCTCTTTGAAGCGATTGGTAAAGGTCAAATTAGCGACCGTCAGCTTTCTAAGGTGATTCAGGAAAATATTCACCCTTTGCACAAGGCAACCGGAGTTAAGTTTACCCCTCGTTTTGATGATTTAACCAAAGAGCCGATAGCTTATGTGGTGGGTGCGGCTAATTTAAGAACGCAATTAGCCCCTTGTTGCCAACCGCAATTGGGTGACGACATCGTAGGCTTTGTAACCCGTGGTCGAGGTGTTACCGTGCATCGCAGTGATTGCGCCAACATGCTTAACTTATCGCACGAAGATTTACAACGCATTATTGAAGTGTCTTGGAGCGCGGAAGAACCTCAACCCGAGTGCTTTACCGCCGAACTGACCATTAGTGCGTTTGACCGTAAAGGTTTACTAAGAGATGTGATGGGCGTGTTAACTGAAATGGACATTAACTTAACCGACTGCATGACCCATACCGACAGCGCGGAGCGTTCGGTACAGATGGTACTGTCCTTAGAAATAGACTCTAATACGCAATTAAGCGATGTTTTAGATCAGGTAGAACGGGTTAAAAATATTGAAGCGGCGTCCATTACTAAAATTTAA
- a CDS encoding outer membrane lipoprotein-sorting protein, producing the protein MTPARFWPRFWFNGCVQPRLIFAGATIAWGLVACPSVAMANELDAQTVYNKSVQFFSQNNLSFTVQSTIENANGSTQQRRFLLAKHNPNAHESAVLIRFAAPDDIKCTAVLIQKQAQDTQRYAYFPALNRTRIIPESDKNKEIFGIGISYEELNKPKGDFEPLTQITRLNKPFYNVTVKSANGYSVYWIEAENFNLDSIEVYQQNTLQKKVTILTTAQVFGEKLITAWNVHEPASERVIHYTIDSASISNKVDNGLFHKNRLSRCLY; encoded by the coding sequence ATGACTCCAGCACGCTTTTGGCCACGTTTTTGGTTTAATGGTTGTGTTCAACCCCGTTTGATTTTCGCAGGCGCAACCATTGCATGGGGCTTGGTGGCATGCCCAAGCGTAGCGATGGCCAATGAGTTGGACGCACAAACGGTCTATAACAAAAGCGTGCAGTTTTTTTCGCAAAACAACCTTAGTTTTACGGTGCAATCCACCATTGAAAACGCCAATGGCTCAACTCAGCAGCGGCGTTTTTTACTGGCTAAACATAATCCCAACGCGCACGAAAGTGCGGTATTAATTCGTTTTGCCGCACCCGACGACATTAAATGCACAGCCGTTCTTATTCAAAAACAGGCGCAAGATACGCAGCGTTATGCTTATTTTCCGGCGCTAAATCGCACTAGAATTATTCCTGAAAGCGACAAAAATAAAGAAATTTTTGGTATTGGTATCTCTTATGAAGAGTTAAATAAACCCAAAGGTGACTTTGAGCCGCTGACGCAGATTACGCGCTTAAATAAACCCTTTTACAACGTCACGGTTAAGTCGGCTAACGGCTATTCTGTGTATTGGATTGAGGCTGAAAACTTTAATTTAGACAGTATTGAGGTCTACCAGCAAAACACTTTGCAAAAGAAGGTGACTATTTTGACCACAGCTCAGGTGTTTGGTGAAAAGCTCATAACGGCGTGGAATGTGCACGAACCGGCCAGTGAACGAGTGATTCATTACACTATTGATAGCGCGTCTATTTCAAATAAAGTGGACAATGG
- the gltX gene encoding glutamate--tRNA ligase, translating into MIRTRFAPSPTGYLHIGGVRTALYSWLYAKKLGGEFTLRIEDTDLERSTEESVNAILEGMSWLELDYDHGPIYQTHRFERYKEVIDLLFAKGLAYYCYATPDELDQMREAQKAAGDKPRYDGRYRDFTGEAPAGVAPVIRFKNPIDGEVVIDDLVKGRVVIANKEIDDLVIARSDGTPTYNFSVVVDDWDMGMTHVIRGDDHLNNTPRQINLYAAMGAPVPKFAHIPMVLGEDGSRLSKRHGAVSVLQYKEQGFLPEALLNYLVRLGWSHGDQEIFTMDEMVEYFNLESVNGSPSTFDSVKLTWINEQHIKVASAEHLARHLSSFVAQLGCDLSQGPALSSVANLLRDRAKTLVEMANGSIYFYSDFDEFEADAAKKHLRPVAAEALQVVYSQFEALSEWDAESIHNAINTTAEELGVGMGKVGMPLRVAITGGGQSPAIDATAELIGKARCLTRIKMALAYIEKRQENA; encoded by the coding sequence GTGATTCGTACTCGCTTTGCCCCTAGCCCAACGGGTTATTTACACATTGGTGGTGTTAGAACCGCCTTGTATTCTTGGTTGTACGCCAAAAAACTGGGGGGAGAATTCACCCTACGAATCGAAGACACCGATTTAGAACGCTCAACCGAAGAGTCGGTTAACGCCATTTTAGAAGGCATGAGCTGGCTCGAGCTTGATTACGATCACGGTCCAATCTACCAAACCCATCGTTTTGAACGCTATAAAGAAGTCATTGATTTACTTTTTGCCAAAGGCTTAGCCTATTACTGCTACGCCACCCCCGACGAGTTGGATCAAATGCGCGAAGCCCAAAAAGCCGCTGGCGATAAACCACGTTACGACGGTCGTTACCGCGACTTTACCGGCGAAGCACCTGCGGGCGTTGCCCCTGTTATTCGCTTTAAAAATCCCATTGACGGCGAAGTGGTGATTGACGACTTGGTAAAAGGTCGTGTGGTGATTGCCAATAAAGAAATCGACGATTTGGTGATTGCGCGCTCTGACGGCACGCCCACCTATAATTTTTCGGTGGTGGTGGACGACTGGGACATGGGCATGACCCACGTCATTCGCGGTGACGATCACTTAAACAATACACCCCGACAGATAAACTTGTACGCCGCTATGGGCGCACCAGTGCCAAAGTTTGCCCATATTCCGATGGTGTTGGGCGAAGACGGTTCGCGTCTATCAAAACGCCACGGCGCGGTGAGTGTGTTGCAATACAAAGAGCAGGGCTTTTTACCCGAGGCGTTATTAAACTATTTGGTGCGTTTAGGCTGGTCGCACGGCGATCAAGAAATTTTTACCATGGATGAAATGGTTGAGTACTTTAATTTGGAGTCGGTCAACGGCTCACCGTCCACTTTTGACAGCGTAAAACTCACTTGGATTAATGAACAGCATATTAAAGTCGCCAGTGCCGAGCACCTTGCCCGTCATTTGTCGAGCTTTGTGGCGCAATTGGGATGCGATTTATCGCAAGGCCCAGCCTTATCGTCGGTGGCTAACTTATTGCGTGACCGCGCTAAAACCTTGGTTGAAATGGCTAATGGGTCAATTTATTTTTACAGTGACTTTGATGAATTTGAAGCCGATGCCGCTAAAAAGCATTTAAGACCGGTGGCCGCAGAGGCGTTACAAGTGGTGTACAGCCAATTTGAAGCGCTAAGCGAATGGGATGCTGAGTCGATTCACAACGCCATTAACACCACTGCCGAAGAGCTTGGTGTGGGTATGGGCAAGGTCGGTATGCCATTGCGCGTAGCCATCACCGGCGGCGGTCAGTCGCCCGCCATTGACGCCACCGCAGAGCTTATTGGCAAAGCGCGTTGTCTAACACGCATTAAAATGGCATTGGCCTACATTGAAAAACGTCAAGAAAACGCTTAA
- the gnd gene encoding decarboxylating NADP(+)-dependent phosphogluconate dehydrogenase produces the protein MSQTKSQTDKADIGLIGLAVMGQNLVLNMADHGFSVAVYNRSADKTNDFLAGQAAQKTIQGAYSLPELVQSLKTPRKVMLMVKAGEVVDDFITQLVPLLDEGDIIIDGGNSLYTDSTRRTNALKQQGILFIGTGVSGGEEGARNGPSIMPGGNVEAWAAVKPIFQAIAAKVNDQACCDWVGKEGAGHYVKMVHNGIEYGDMQLISEAYQLMREGLGLSADECHDVFARWNTGVLDSYLIEITADILTFNDTDGAPLIDKILDSAGQKGTGKWTGISSLDMGVPLTLITESVYARCLSSLKDERGVAAEIYPRTIVANTEDKEAVLQAIHDALYASKIISYTQGYMLMKEAAKEFKWDLNYGGIALMWRGGCIIRSTFLSEIKRAFDEQPDLQNLLQDSFFEHAIKSSQANWRKAVIFGISQSIPTPALSSALAFFDGYRSATVSANMLQAQRDYFGAHTYERIDAPRGERFHTDWIKSGGNISSSSYEV, from the coding sequence ATGTCGCAAACAAAGTCGCAAACAGATAAAGCAGATATTGGATTAATTGGCTTAGCCGTTATGGGGCAAAACTTAGTGCTCAACATGGCCGACCATGGTTTTAGTGTGGCTGTTTATAATCGCAGCGCCGATAAAACCAACGACTTTTTAGCCGGACAAGCCGCCCAAAAAACCATACAAGGTGCGTATTCATTGCCCGAGTTGGTGCAATCGCTAAAAACACCGCGCAAAGTGATGTTAATGGTTAAAGCCGGTGAGGTGGTGGATGACTTTATTACCCAATTAGTGCCACTGCTTGACGAAGGCGACATTATTATTGACGGCGGTAATTCGCTGTACACCGACTCAACACGCCGTACTAATGCCCTTAAACAGCAAGGCATTTTGTTTATTGGCACGGGCGTATCAGGTGGTGAAGAAGGTGCGCGCAATGGCCCATCTATTATGCCGGGCGGCAATGTTGAAGCGTGGGCGGCGGTAAAGCCCATTTTTCAAGCGATTGCAGCAAAAGTAAACGATCAGGCCTGTTGTGACTGGGTGGGTAAAGAGGGCGCTGGGCACTATGTAAAAATGGTGCACAACGGCATTGAATACGGCGACATGCAATTAATTTCGGAAGCCTATCAACTCATGCGTGAAGGGCTAGGTTTAAGTGCTGACGAATGCCATGACGTGTTTGCGCGTTGGAACACCGGCGTGCTGGACTCTTATTTAATTGAAATTACCGCCGATATTTTGACCTTTAACGACACCGACGGCGCACCTTTGATTGACAAGATTTTAGATTCTGCAGGTCAAAAAGGCACCGGAAAATGGACGGGAATCAGCTCGCTTGACATGGGTGTGCCTCTAACGCTGATTACCGAATCGGTTTACGCGCGTTGTTTGTCGTCGTTAAAAGACGAGCGCGGTGTGGCGGCCGAAATTTACCCGCGCACGATTGTGGCCAATACCGAAGACAAAGAAGCGGTATTGCAAGCCATTCACGATGCGCTTTACGCCTCTAAAATCATCTCTTACACGCAAGGCTATATGTTGATGAAAGAGGCTGCAAAAGAGTTTAAATGGGATTTAAACTACGGCGGCATTGCACTGATGTGGCGTGGGGGTTGCATTATTCGCAGCACCTTTTTAAGTGAAATTAAACGTGCTTTTGATGAACAGCCTGATTTGCAGAATTTGCTGCAAGATAGTTTTTTTGAACACGCTATTAAATCCAGCCAAGCCAATTGGCGCAAAGCGGTTATTTTTGGCATCAGTCAAAGTATTCCTACCCCGGCATTAAGCTCAGCCTTAGCATTTTTTGATGGCTATCGCAGTGCCACTGTGTCGGCCAACATGTTGCAAGCGCAACGCGACTATTTTGGCGCACACACTTACGAGCGCATTGACGCGCCACGCGGCGAGCGGTTTCACACCGACTGGATTAAATCTGGCGGCAATATTAGTTCTAGTAGTTACGAGGTTTAA
- the pgl gene encoding 6-phosphogluconolactonase, giving the protein MNTPVKSGDILLKLMMPEIKLPKNWQVFEDANEVAQHAIKCILTQAQAAIAARGAFHLVTAGGTTPLAIYRLLLEAEQGHCFKAETAQMDWSKWYIYLGDERCLPADNEQRNSFALNQAWLNHSQIPHNQRYFIPTELGAQLAALAYESRVCNVIFDVVLLGMGEDGHTASLFPGHDTLQNNTACVLTEFNSPKPPLERVTLSAHCLANTRMLIKLITGNNKQEAVTRWLLDRLAKNVLNVLPIATVNAKVDAKTNLSGETWVFCSKDSLPNTEI; this is encoded by the coding sequence TTGAACACGCCGGTCAAGAGTGGCGACATTTTGTTGAAATTAATGATGCCTGAAATTAAACTCCCCAAAAATTGGCAGGTGTTTGAAGACGCCAATGAAGTCGCACAGCATGCGATTAAGTGCATTTTAACTCAAGCCCAAGCGGCTATTGCAGCGCGTGGAGCGTTTCATTTAGTGACGGCTGGTGGAACAACGCCCTTGGCGATTTATCGCCTATTACTTGAGGCCGAGCAAGGCCATTGCTTTAAGGCAGAAACCGCTCAAATGGATTGGTCTAAATGGTACATCTATTTGGGTGATGAGCGTTGCTTGCCGGCTGACAACGAACAACGTAATAGCTTTGCTCTTAACCAGGCCTGGTTAAATCACAGTCAAATACCGCATAACCAAAGGTACTTTATACCCACCGAATTAGGCGCTCAATTAGCCGCTCTGGCGTATGAATCCCGGGTTTGTAATGTAATATTTGATGTGGTATTGCTTGGCATGGGAGAAGATGGACACACTGCGAGCTTGTTTCCGGGGCACGATACATTGCAGAACAACACCGCCTGCGTATTAACCGAATTTAACTCACCCAAACCGCCTTTAGAGCGAGTTACTTTGTCGGCACATTGTCTTGCCAATACGCGCATGTTAATTAAATTAATTACCGGCAATAATAAGCAAGAGGCGGTCACGCGTTGGTTGCTAGACCGTTTAGCTAAGAACGTGTTAAACGTGTTGCCTATTGCAACAGTAAATGCAAAGGTCGATGCCAAAACTAACCTAAGCGGAGAAACTTGGGTGTTTTGTTCAAAAGACAGTCTGCCAAATACTGAAATCTAG
- a CDS encoding SlyX family protein produces MQTCTPSCSELAQKIAQLEMTVSFQDDALDAVQSTLMTQHNQIQALQTQIKLLSDYLKTVREESIRAPQDELPPPHY; encoded by the coding sequence ATGCAGACTTGCACGCCGAGTTGCTCCGAACTGGCACAAAAAATAGCCCAACTTGAAATGACCGTCAGCTTTCAAGACGACGCTTTGGACGCGGTGCAAAGCACCTTAATGACTCAACACAATCAAATACAGGCACTGCAAACACAAATTAAACTGCTGTCGGACTATCTTAAAACCGTACGCGAAGAGAGCATTCGCGCGCCGCAAGATGAGTTACCGCCACCGCATTATTAA
- a CDS encoding M61 family metallopeptidase, whose product MKHPIHYTLCPIDPNGHLFAVSLTISHPSQPVQEVCLPNWIPGSYLIRDFSKHLINLTASDDQYHPIELVPIDKSTWHFNSDGRAVTLRYNVYAWDLSVRGAHFDCSHAFYNGTSVFLAAQGQRQAACSVELVHSEWSQKHHWKVATGMPAAQVDAQGFGLYAAQDYNALIDYPVEMGTFVEVDFIAANVPHKIVLTGVFECDTERLKADLTHICATEIALFGAPAPMENYVFQVMVTGSDYGGLEHRNSTALLCSRDELPYVGMTQATEGYLRFLELCAHEYFHTWNVKRIAPKVYLQSDLKTPAYTQQLWWFEGATSYYDALLLKRAGLVDNLGYLQILAKQMTLVYRMPGRFMQSTAHSSWFTWTKFYQQDENAPNAIISYYTKGSLLALGLDLTIRIQTQGAKSLDDVLLHLWQHYGKTAIGLEDGEIEALCSQISGLDLSEFFTLYLHGTQDLPFREWFAAVGIDFSLRPANALTDAGAHSEASGLKVSLGANLTDSGFKTVKITHVWNDQAAYHAGLSAGDEIIAINSVKITSVSQLEGLLKKAQVNAQWTCHYFRRDELRTTQITLTAPPADRVVLKVVNSAKTALWLGADDISTDNDADNQVMHDQNSASLGAD is encoded by the coding sequence ATGAAACACCCTATTCATTACACCCTTTGTCCAATCGACCCAAATGGCCATTTGTTTGCGGTTAGCTTAACCATTAGCCATCCCAGCCAACCGGTGCAAGAAGTGTGTTTGCCCAACTGGATACCCGGCAGTTATTTAATTCGTGATTTCTCTAAACACCTTATTAACTTAACCGCCAGCGATGACCAGTACCACCCTATTGAACTGGTGCCCATAGACAAATCGACTTGGCATTTTAACAGCGATGGCCGTGCCGTCACCTTGCGCTATAACGTGTACGCATGGGATTTATCGGTGCGCGGTGCGCATTTTGACTGCAGCCATGCGTTTTACAATGGCACGTCGGTATTTTTAGCGGCGCAAGGTCAACGCCAAGCCGCGTGCAGTGTCGAACTAGTGCACAGTGAATGGAGCCAAAAGCACCATTGGAAGGTTGCAACGGGTATGCCCGCCGCGCAGGTTGACGCACAGGGTTTTGGCCTGTATGCCGCCCAAGACTACAATGCACTCATTGATTACCCGGTCGAGATGGGCACGTTTGTGGAAGTGGACTTTATAGCCGCCAATGTGCCGCATAAAATAGTGCTTACCGGCGTATTTGAGTGCGATACCGAGCGCCTAAAGGCCGACTTAACCCACATTTGCGCCACCGAAATTGCCTTATTTGGCGCACCGGCTCCCATGGAAAATTATGTGTTTCAGGTGATGGTTACCGGCAGCGACTACGGCGGGTTAGAGCACCGCAACTCAACGGCGTTGCTGTGCAGTCGCGACGAACTGCCTTATGTGGGAATGACCCAAGCCACAGAAGGCTATTTGCGCTTTTTAGAGTTGTGCGCGCACGAATACTTTCACACCTGGAACGTTAAGCGAATTGCCCCGAAAGTCTATTTGCAGTCCGATTTAAAAACCCCCGCTTACACCCAGCAACTGTGGTGGTTTGAAGGCGCTACCTCGTATTACGATGCGCTGCTGTTAAAACGAGCAGGCCTGGTTGATAACCTGGGCTATTTGCAGATATTGGCCAAACAGATGACCTTGGTCTATCGCATGCCGGGGCGTTTTATGCAGTCCACCGCGCATTCGAGCTGGTTTACCTGGACCAAGTTTTACCAACAAGACGAAAACGCGCCCAACGCCATCATAAGTTATTACACCAAAGGCAGTTTGCTGGCATTGGGGTTAGATCTCACCATTCGCATCCAAACCCAAGGAGCCAAATCGCTCGATGATGTACTACTGCATCTTTGGCAACATTACGGTAAAACCGCCATAGGATTAGAAGACGGTGAAATTGAAGCGCTGTGCTCACAGATTAGCGGATTAGACTTAAGCGAATTTTTTACCCTGTACTTACACGGCACGCAAGACTTGCCGTTTAGAGAGTGGTTTGCCGCCGTGGGCATTGACTTTTCTTTGCGCCCGGCCAACGCCTTAACCGACGCGGGCGCGCACAGTGAAGCTTCTGGTTTAAAGGTTAGTCTGGGCGCAAACCTGACCGACAGCGGCTTTAAAACGGTTAAAATCACTCACGTTTGGAACGACCAAGCGGCCTATCACGCCGGTTTATCCGCCGGCGATGAAATTATCGCCATTAACTCGGTCAAAATCACCTCGGTAAGCCAGTTGGAAGGTCTGCTTAAAAAAGCTCAAGTCAATGCCCAATGGACTTGCCACTATTTTAGACGTGATGAACTGCGCACTACGCAAATCACCTTAACCGCTCCGCCGGCCGACCGCGTAGTATTAAAAGTGGTAAACTCCGCTAAAACCGCGTTATGGCTCGGCGCAGATGATATCAGCACCGATAATGACGCGGATAACCAGGTTATGCACGATCAAAATTCAGCGTCATTAGGAGCCGATTAA
- the zwf gene encoding glucose-6-phosphate dehydrogenase has product MANQSPCTYVIFGATGNLSLTKLMPAFYHLEVEGRLAPEVNIVAIGRKNWTDEQWICVVKESVDFKARGGMSIERFNQFASRLAYFHMDVNDATSFPKLGQFICDKGWSCNMAFYLSMSPSDFGPVVKNLGDSQLLDETKGWKRVVLEKPFGYDSDSAKALQHQLNKYLTEEQTYRIDHYLGKGMVQNLMVFRFANILMEPLWNRNYIDHIQITHSEDRPVGTRAGYYDHSGAMRDMIQSHLLQLLALIAMEPPACIEAESLRDEKVKLLKSIRPITQKNVNAQAFRAQYSQGVLNGKSVNGYLEEEGVAHDSVTETYAALKLYVDNWRWEGVPFYLETGKNMPQSQTLISICFKHPPQQFFKASQVKKMEPNWIVFRIQPDEVIKIEMTVKKPGLEIDTQQVSLDASLMDTEGFSNDAYEELLLDVIKGDHSLFLRFDEVKACWNIVDPIIQAWSANTSFIETYSSGTWGPKGANKLFEHAGQEWRHFVEINDA; this is encoded by the coding sequence ATGGCCAATCAATCCCCGTGTACTTATGTTATTTTTGGCGCCACTGGCAACCTGTCGCTCACCAAATTAATGCCGGCGTTTTATCATTTAGAAGTGGAAGGCCGCTTAGCGCCTGAAGTCAATATTGTGGCCATTGGCCGCAAAAACTGGACGGACGAACAGTGGATTTGCGTGGTTAAAGAATCGGTGGATTTTAAAGCCCGCGGTGGCATGAGCATTGAGCGTTTTAATCAATTTGCCAGCCGCTTGGCGTATTTTCACATGGACGTAAATGACGCCACCAGTTTTCCCAAATTAGGCCAGTTTATTTGTGATAAAGGCTGGTCGTGCAATATGGCGTTTTATTTGTCGATGAGTCCATCTGATTTTGGCCCGGTGGTTAAAAATTTGGGTGACTCGCAACTGCTTGACGAAACCAAAGGCTGGAAACGCGTGGTGCTCGAAAAGCCGTTTGGCTACGATTCCGATTCGGCCAAAGCGCTGCAACATCAGTTAAATAAATACCTAACCGAAGAACAGACCTATCGCATTGACCATTATTTGGGCAAAGGCATGGTGCAGAATTTAATGGTGTTCCGTTTTGCCAATATTTTAATGGAACCGTTGTGGAACCGTAATTACATCGACCACATACAAATTACCCATTCCGAAGACCGTCCCGTGGGCACGCGTGCGGGTTATTACGATCACAGTGGTGCGATGCGTGACATGATTCAAAGTCATTTGTTGCAGTTATTGGCGCTGATTGCCATGGAGCCGCCAGCGTGTATCGAGGCTGAAAGCCTGCGCGATGAAAAGGTTAAACTGCTTAAGTCGATTAGACCCATTACCCAAAAAAACGTCAACGCACAAGCGTTTCGCGCGCAGTATTCGCAAGGGGTGCTCAACGGCAAATCGGTTAACGGTTATTTAGAAGAAGAGGGCGTGGCGCACGACAGCGTCACCGAAACTTATGCGGCACTTAAACTGTATGTAGACAACTGGCGTTGGGAAGGTGTGCCATTTTATTTAGAAACCGGCAAAAACATGCCGCAAAGCCAAACGCTGATTTCTATTTGCTTTAAGCATCCGCCTCAGCAGTTTTTTAAAGCCTCGCAAGTTAAAAAAATGGAACCCAATTGGATTGTTTTTAGAATTCAGCCCGATGAGGTCATTAAAATTGAGATGACTGTTAAAAAACCCGGTTTAGAAATTGACACCCAACAAGTGAGTTTGGACGCCAGTTTAATGGACACCGAAGGCTTTAGTAACGACGCGTACGAAGAGTTGTTATTGGATGTTATTAAAGGCGATCATTCGCTTTTTTTACGCTTTGACGAAGTAAAAGCCTGTTGGAATATTGTTGATCCAATTATCCAGGCCTGGTCGGCTAATACCAGTTTTATTGAAACCTATTCTTCGGGTACTTGGGGGCCAAAAGGGGCTAATAAACTCTTTGAACACGCCGGTCAAGAGTGGCGACATTTTGTTGAAATTAATGATGCCTGA